A section of the Carassius auratus strain Wakin unplaced genomic scaffold, ASM336829v1 scaf_tig00033894, whole genome shotgun sequence genome encodes:
- the LOC113081352 gene encoding ileal sodium/bile acid cotransporter — protein MCEQPEPVCPVNATICTGTSCLVPYDPFNDILNLVMSTTLTIMLALVMFSMGCTVEARKLWKHIRRPWGIIIGFLCQFGIMPFTAFALSMIFDVLPVQAIVIIVMGCCPGGSSSNVFCYWLDGDMDLSISMTACSSILALGMMPLCLFIYTTVWTSGDAIQIPYNSIGITLVSLLVPVCIGMYTKHRWPKAAKKILKVGSVVGILLIVIIAVIGGVLYQSSWTIAPSLWIIGTIYPVIGFSLGFLLARFVGQPWNRCRTIALETGMQNSQLASTITQLSFSPAELELMFAFPLIYSIFQLVVAGIAIGLYHSMKRCRRGTSEEEDGEGARSTVEDQDKENYTLENGGFNCDENSNTENKDKGTKL, from the exons ATGTGCGAGCAACCAGAACCCGTCTGCCCCGTAAATGCCACCATCTGCACGGGCACGTCCTGTCTGGTGCCCTATGATCCGTTCAATGACATCCTCAACTTGGTGATGAGCACCACGCTTACCATCATGCTGGCTTTGGTCATGTTTTCAATGGGTTGCACTGTTGAAGCAAGAAAGCTCTGGAAGCACATCCGCAGGCCCTGGGGTATTATCATTGGTTTCCTGTGCCAGTTTGGCATCATGCCTTTCACAGCCTTTGCGCTTTCTATGATTTTTGACGTGCTTCCAGTCCAAGCTATAGTTATCATAGTCATGGGCTGTTGCCCTGGAGGTTCCAGCTCCAATGTGTTCTGCTACTGGCTTGATGGAGACATGGACCTAAG CATCAGCATGACAGCATGTTCTTCAATTCTGGCTCTGGGAATGATGCCTCTTTGTCTGTTCATCTACACCACAGTCTGGACTTCAGGCGATGCTATCCAGATCCCTTACAACAGCATCG GAATCACACTAGTGTCTTTACTTGTGCCTGTCTGTATTGGGATGTACACAAAACACAGGTGGCCCAAAGCAGCCAAAAAGATCCTCAAG gTGGGATCTGTGGTAGGAATCCTCTTAATCGTCATCATTGCAGTCATAGGTGGTGTTTTGTATCAGTCCTCATGGACTATTGCTCCTTCACTTTGGATCATCGGTACCATTTATCCAGTTATTGGCTTTAGTTTGGGCTTTCTCCTGGCACGCTTTGTGGGACAACCTTGGAACAG GTGCCGCACCATCGCTTTAGAAACAGGCATGCAGAACTCCCAGCTGGCCAGTACTATTACCCAGCTGTCCTTCAGTCCTGCGGAGCTTGAGCTCATGTTCGCTTTCCCCTTAATCTACAGTATCTTCCAACTGGTTGTAGCTGGGATTGCGATAGGAC TTTATCACTCAATGAAGCGCTGTAGGCGAGGGACATCGGAAGAGGAGGATGGGGAAGGCGCACGGAGCACAGTTGAGGATCAGGATAAGGAGAATTACACCTTGGAGAATGGTGGCTTCAACTGTGATGAGAATAGCAACACTGAGAATAAGGACAAAGGTACAAAGTTGTGA